Below is a genomic region from Leucoraja erinacea ecotype New England chromosome 34, Leri_hhj_1, whole genome shotgun sequence.
ACATCTCAAGATGCATCTATATCCACATTAAAAATGTACCAACAGTCGTTTGCATTGAGACTGATTGGATAGTAAGGCTTGCTATCTATGGCAGGGATTGATAGTTTTTTGAAATAATGTTGATTGAtgcttatagggtgatttcactaaaggtcactggagcgtagatccgcacccatgtgaccaaaattctcaagtggaggacactcgagggttcggtacatgttagtggatgggaaaaaacgcattttcccacccgttaaaaacatagaaaacggcgaggttgtgagctgcaatttactgtgccagtcggggtgaccgtgaggcacagctacctagatttacaggggaaaaaaaagatagcaagtaaggtaaattcaagagggaactgaaggtgccaaaccggcggaaatgaacagccgacatttgccgtggatatttaaaggtccaaaatatcgggaattatcgcgtttgctcgctgaatttatcaaaagtaagttaataatgccttacttttgataaattcagcgagcaaacgcgataatttttTATCTATGTTATtatgctatctttttttttcctgtaaatctaggtagctgtgcctcacggtcaccccgactggcacagtaaattgcagctcgcaacctcgccgttttctatgtttttaacgggtgggaaaatgcgttttttcccatccactaacatgtaccgaaccctcgagtgtcctccacttgagaattttggtcacgtgggtgcggatctacgctccagtgacctttagtgaaatcaccctataatttGGTTCTGAAACGATAAAATCCCTGCCGATCATTGAGGATTTACATTGGAACAAACTATAAAACCAATAATAAACACACTTTACATGCCAAACATTAAAATAAAGTATCCAATACTTAATAGTTATAATATTGACTCACAATCTTTGATTCCCAATGGATCTGGTGGACTTTTTAACCAAAAAACATAATGTATTAAACAATTAATCCCAGCTCATTCAGTTCATTGACAGgataaataatatttaattatttttttctgaatTAGAGAGACATATTTATGTAGCTTTTTTTGAATTAAAAGCTTTGAAGTAAAAGTTTGAGAAAAGACTCAGCATTGTTATACCATACAAGATCCCATAAATGCAGAATCCATGAAAGAGATAGCCCCATGTTGCAAGAACCACGTCCATAACAAACTGGAAGATTTGCAGCTGTGTCAATCTTATCTTCCATGTGGGTCGCTGTGATGGATTCACAGCACTCTGGCCATAGTAAAAATACAAGAAGATGTGGATAAATGAATTGAAGAGGAGGAAAGGGGCTATGGCTGGCCAGGGGTAGTAATGATAGCACAGGTCACTCAGGAGCAACATACTGCAGTGATGGTAGACGTGAAGGAACGAAATCTGACGGTTCCGATGCCTCAAGACCATGAAGACCGTATCGAGCAACTCCACGTTTTTGACCAGCCAGTAAATGAGGTAAGCATGCTGCAGTTCTGGAAAAAACTCCTTCTGAAAGATGGAATCTGCCACGCTGAGGCCTTGCACAAAGAGGAAAGTGGCGTACAGGCTCATGATGCTACAGGCCATGTTGTAGACTAATAGGATCTGCAGAATTTAACAAACACAGACAATTACAAAAACTTGTGAGCAGCAACTATTCAAATCACATTCTGCTCAACATAACAAATTACATTACCTAAGAAAATTGAATTCATTTAGCTCTCAGCAACGTAATTACAAAAATACATTTGGGATTGAACACAAACTAGACTTTTGGATTTAAACGCATAAATTATTTAACCAGAGGCTTTTATCTGTTATTTTACTTTGAGCATCAAgtgcgacaatttttgctgccaCAAACTCACTCATCTTTTATACAGTTTTAATTCAGATAGAACTCAAAGATGTGACCAAATAGGTTTGTTGTGTTGCACAGATTAATATTTTGGATTCAGATCCAATATGTTTTAGGTAAAGAATGAGGTTCTGCTTCAAATGGTTAATtgccttttttttaattctctcttCTCATGCTGGAAATTTGACACTTCTGCACAGCTACAAGACTAAAATTTCAGCACACAATAGTCGGATGTCATACTTTGTTCAAAATCACCAACAAATGTGATTGAAAAGTCTCCTTGACAATTAGCAGAGGTTTCAAGGAGGCATTCAAACATAggggaaaaagacacaaactaCAAACCATCGGCAAAGGTCTGAATGGAAATTAGAAGCATTTTTAAGCCATGGAAGGGGATATTTaatggaatgctgcctgacctgctgagttactccagtattttgtacctTTCTTTGGTGGGTGGCTCGATCGTAATgccgtattatctttccgctgactggttagaatgccACAGaacctgttcactgtacctcggtatatgtgacaataaactacactcaaacgctgcagttcctcgtttctccatctatgctttccccttacattcaacctcccaaagtgcaacattctCACACCCGCTCTGAAgatcccaaggtcaggattgaactcggctcGCTGGAACTATAAGGCCATCACACAACCACATTGcctgttttgtttttgttaaaaGTAATCCGACTTGTTCAGCCCCGCAGATCCTTATACAACAGCACACAGCACCTCACTCAGCTAGCTTGGGGTGTACCATCCTTCTCAGGCCTCACTAGAAGCTCGCTGTAGAGAAGGCTGCGCTGAGTTATTTTCTTGCCACGGGACAAAGTCACGGTGACCTCCAGATAACAACAATAATGCAATCTCCTGTAATATCATATCCATTACAGGGAGCGAAAGCATCGGGGTAATAAATTAGGGCTCTCCAGGGGCTGCAATAGCTGTCAGGAAGGAACATCTAGCGAGCAGCAGATATACTGCAGCATTGGGCACTTTAACATATTGTGGCTACGATGGAAGCTCACGGAGGATTTACGCAGCCTTTGCGTGGCATGAGCAAAATTCGCATGCAAAATTAATACACTTCCAGGGCACTCATCTGCAAACTTCTAATCAAGTCTCATCAAACAAGCTTCCCTCGGTGTTCAgtgtcaccacttccactgtaccTCACCTTGTTCAATAGCATCCACCTCCAAATCAGAATAGTCAGCTACACAAGAGTACACATCCATGTTACATTGACACAAGTTGACAAAAGAAACAAAAAGAGGCCAGCGTAATCACATCTGTCATTGAGTTTTTTCCACAGGTTGGGAAACTTCATCCAAGTTGATTTCCCCATTGAGGAGTCATTGTCAGTGTGGAACACAGTCTGGATATTTCGGATGAAGAATTTCGACcccaaccaaaatgtcaccttatccctgttctgcagagatgctgcctgacctgctgagttactccagcactttgtgactaatttttgtaaatcagctgctgcaagtaaggatttcattgttccatttttggtatatttgacaactaaacactcttggctctgagcatctgtagttccctgtgCCTACTGGATATTTCAGACTACTCCATGCCCTATTAGCTTGCAAAAATCAGAGGAAAAGTTGAAAAATGATACATCGACTTTTCAGTAATACTACTCTGAGTACCATAGGATGATGACAAAGTAATTAAATTATAATGAGGCTAAAAGTAGGATTGCACATAACTCACTATATTTCTTTTGGAATCAAAGGTGTCACAGCTGACAGACCCATAAcacatccaagcagcattctccTCCACAATGTTTAACAGGGCCAGAAACCTATTTATCCCAGATCTTAAAAAGGATAACGCAACAGCATTTTCAATCTATTTCTACACTAAGAATCCAAAATGTAATATTTGTCTTTCAAAATCAGAGTTCAGAGCACAGTAAAATGTGTGGGGATATATATTCAAGTCAATGCTATTAAAGCTAATAGTATCTAATTAGAATGCAATTAATGTTGGAAATTGATCTTAAATTATTAATGATTTGATATCAATTATTAATCCTTAAATGGCTAATATATTGGTCATGGCTCCAACTGAAAAACTATAATTGCCTGGTTTTGTGTGTTCCTCCTTTGTCATTCTATGGGTATGGAGTATGCTTGAGGAAAATACATTGCCCCCAAATCAAACACAGTAAACAGAAGCAACTCCTGCTCTGATTAATACTGCTCTCCTTTGTCATCAGAATAATTAGTAGCCAGAAATTTCATACAAAGTGGGATTATAGGacagggtgttcaagaaggaactgcagatgctggagaactgaaggtagacaaaattgctggagaaacttagcgggtgcggcagcatctatggagcgaaggaaataggcaacgtttcgggccgaggggAAGGCAggtttgatgtttcaggttgaagatcttTCAGATTTCCATTGGAACAGCTCACTAGCAGTGGGGTTAAGCCAGCTATTCAATGGGAGTTCAGCTGGCAAACACAGAGTGTCTGGGCTTGCTAATGGATGGCAGAGCCAACAACGCGCtcttaaattatttttaaccttTCAGCCATTGGGAGCCTCAACTCTTCCACCAACATCTGAACAAACTAATCATATTTCCTTATGATACAAGGCCATTCAGTCTACGAAGTGTATGCCAGCTCTCAAGTACCATTATCGGTCCCATTACTATTTGCCCACTGATCTTCCGCTaacaggggtggcacagcggtagagttgctgcctcatggagccagagacgccggttcgatcctgacctcgggtgctgtctgtatggagtttgtacgttctccctgtgacggcgtggattTACTCcgcagtttttttccccccacatttcaaagatgtgtaggtatgtacgttaattggctgttgatataaaatgctggagtaactcagccggtgaggcagcatctctgaagagaaggaatgggcaacttttcggtccgaaacccttcgtcagactcataTATTCTCTATCATCCAATTGCACTAGGAATTAAATTACATGAGCCTACCCAAAtgtgtctgggatgtgggaggaaagtggagtacCCGGGGGCAACCCACAAGTCAAAGGGGgggacatgcagactccacatagacagaaCTGGAGATGAGGATTGAACCAGGATGGCTGGAGCTATCCTGTTGCAGTGTTAATTGGTGCAACAACATGTCACCAATTGCTACATGGTTCAGCATGCCACACCCCTGCCACATTCAACACACTGAGTTCACAGAGTagctaaaatgtgtaggaaggaactgcagatgttggttgaatccgaagatagacataaaaagctggagtaactcagcgggacaggcagcatctctggaggaaaggaataggtgacgttttgggtcgagacccttcttcacactgagagtcaggggagagggaaatgagaggtattgacggttatataaaaatatagaacgaatgaatgaaagatatgccaaaaaagtaatgatgataaaagggaacaggccattgttagctgtggcccaggtgagaacgagttagaggcaatgagactcaacaagacggctaCCGCTTGGTATCTTTGCTCGGTCAGATTTGGAGatgtaagttacagagaaagggtcAGATGGAAAATGCAAGCAGAGGCTTCTCTCCATGTCGAGCTATTGAGTGACGGTGACAGACTCGACAAGCAGGTTATTTGTCTACTTTCTCCTGCAAGATGCAGGAGCAGCAGCCCAGAAGGAGAAAAATGACTTCATCATGGTGTAAATATTAGGCTAGAGGCCTAGAGGTATCAACCTTCATAATGTGTCCAATGACACTGCAGTCCATTGCTACTGCATTTGAATTTCAAATTATTCAGACTATCCAAAAACATCAAACCCCTATGTTTTAATATAATCCACTTATTTTACACATGTAATATTCAACATTATAATTTTCTCGATAACATTTATtacagtggggaaaaaaaattgctCACCATGCGGGCTGCAGCTCAGACTTATAAAATGGATGGTATTATTCTAAACAGCGCATTAGGAATAAATCAAATGTGACTGTTGTTTAGAAACGGAACAAAAGAAACACATTGCCACAACATTATTAAAGTCTAAAATTAAACTATTTTTTAAGTGTACGAGAGGCAAGGGAGCCGTTAACAATATAACTATGTAACATTGAGTCCAATACTAACTCAGTAAATGCATCATATTCTGGTACCCTTCTGAAATCAATAGCCCCAGGAAAAAGATTTTTTGGAGAAGGCTGAATTTATCAAACAGATTTCGACAAGATGGCCAATGTCAAATGTTTATATCTCTCTATCGGACTGTGTAACACACTGTGTGGTTTACGAGTGTCTGCCAGCCATTCATAAACATGTAACGTCTGTGGCTAGGAAATGACACCAGATTTACTGCTTTATTACTCAGCATCTAAAACCATATAAatataaaagggaaaaaaaaaaccgaGAGAAAGAGGTAAGGGAGAAAATGACATGGTGAGTCAAGTGAACTACCAGGGAGTGGAATGAAGCCAAATGTTCATTTGCCTGTAGTGTGAGCCATGCAtttccgttttttttttaattacattgcaTCTGGGTCCTTCACGTTTAGTTAAAAGCCACAATAGATGACAAACTCTTAAGCAAATGAACCAAAAACAAATCAACAACAAGCATAAATTTtgtcttttgaaaaaaaaaattcaaagcacACTTTCTAGTATGTTAAAACCTTGAAGTGGCAAGTTTAAGTTCAGCTTTGTCACATTAAAAGCTAGACTAATGATTGCATTTTTGATAATTAACACCTACTTTCTTATTAACAGTCAGCTCACAGTCCATCAGAGGGGACACGGATATCACTCTCATAATCTGATTGTTTCATGGTCCATGTTAAAAGGCTGCACTGTtaaatattgcacaccactcaatAAATGTTATATCTGTAAAATATTGCATACTTATCGATAAATATTATATCGAGCTGAATTTGCCTGCCCTACAAATCAAATGCATGTGATAAAACGTCGTATTCTATTCATTGAAAGCTATTCGCTGTATTATTTTTATGATGCTTCAAGTTATAATTAATGTAATTCAGAGGTAACAATTATTTACTTCCATCTGAACATGCACTCAAGATGTATTACGGAATATTTTACAGGCTCACATGGGCAGCAATTCCCGGAAAAGTCGACCTCTAACCATCCTATTTTAAAATTTATTGCACTGCAATTTTGTCCAGGGTTTTTTTGGTGGCGGTTTTGTTTTACTGCTGAGTTTGCAGTGTTCTGCTGGAACATTTCACAAAGCACCCACGCTCCTTTGGTAACTTGCCCAGGTTTGCTATTCATCACCTACATGAACGTCACAACATACAGTGGAGCAGGCGCGTGGGGCATTAAGGCCGTCATCACCCCTGTCCTTACTTTCAAGCAACATTAATGAAATTCATGGTCAAAAACCAATTTCagtttaagggtctcgaccctaaacgtcacccattccgtctctccagagatgttgcctgacccgctgagttactccagaattttgtgtctatcttcagttattcTTATTGTGGGTTTAGAGGACAATTGTAGCCCATTCAGTGTTGCCTGACAGAGAAGACCAGCTGATTTAATGATGATCTGATGTacggcttctgaagaagggtctcgacctgaaacatcacctattccttttctccaaagatgctgcctgacccgcagagttactccagcttttttgtgtctatcttctggtctGGGGTAGAGTGGGTGGTAATTTTATACACAGCCACTGGGGGACACACTGGTTTAAAACAGTCACCCTTCCATGCTTTTCTTTCCAGCAAAATCATCTCAAACACACAATATACAGAACATTTCCACCTCAGTACCTGATACCACAAAACAAAACCATAACTGACAAAGCCGTCACACACTGGCACCCAACCATCCTGACAGCGACCACATCATTTAGCGTGGAagatataaatataaaaaatacatttattgttcATCAGTTGGCTAAAAGCAAAATAAGATTGCTAATTGATATAAGTGCTTCCATTGCTACTCGCACTGTTAACACAACCCATTATTTATAATTGACACAAATTCCACCCACAATCTGCAATCTATCAGCCTTGTTAATCCATCAAAATTTACTTTTGACAACCAAGGACAAATGATCAAGTTGCCACCATTACTGTAATTAATTTGATAAGTTTTCTTAAAAAAACGTATTACTCCAATGCGTATATTAACAGTCCCTGTCTGTATTTAGCTTGTTCCTGCAGATCATTTGTTACAACACTGTGCAACTGCTACTTAGTAACTCAGAGTAGCTGATTACAGCTGAGTGAGCAATGTAGCAATAAAAACTATCGAAATAAATTAGTGTATTACAGAAACACATGTGTCTTCACAATTAATAAATTCCACTCCATCAAACGGTGATTTAATTATGCATTATGTATGTTAGGCATGAATCATTCATGTACATTATTACCCAAGTGGGAAAATAGCAAATAGGCATATAAACAGCATACAGGAGTGCTTTTTGTCAAATATAACAGCAGGGATAATAATTAAAAGGAAAACAGTCAGTCCTAGGAATGCTAATCCTAATACACTTTTAAATAAAGTTTAATATAAAACAGGTCAAGTTTTAAAGTAATCACTGGCACAGCTGCGATGAATAATGCAGTGGTAACAATTCTTACTTAATGCTGGAATAGATGTCAAAAAAGTAGACTTGCTCGGAGTTTGAAATTTGTAACTCAGCGGAATGGAGATATTTACTTGTGAAAGCAAACAGCTAACACCGTCGATGTGGGGTGAAATATTTCACACTAAATGGCACTTTTTAACCATCTCAGGAAATCCCCAAGTATCTATCAGTCCATAACCTTCTTCCAAAGTGCAGTCATTGATGTAATGAGGAAACATTGTTGCCAATTTGTGCACCGCAAACTCTCATGGTCATGTGATAATGATCAGCTAATATTAAATGACAAGTCAAGGGGCAGTTATTAAAATACTGGGGCTTTTTTATTTTACAGTACCAAGCAATCCCTTGTGAGTCTGAGGCAAGATGGGAATTGTTTTAACACCTCGACTAAAAGACCAGGCTTAAATGTTTTAACTGATTGAAAGGTAGAGCATTTAAACAcagcattcggcccaccgagtccattccaACCGTCGATCACCCGACCAtcgtactagttctatgttatcttaccttctcatccactcgctacataccaggggcaatttaaaggCCGGTAAGAAAAGGCCGACTCAGAGCTGCATGCCCCGGAGTGTTCCGATacgtcccgacgccggagtttccatcatcccgacgcaaGGGCTTCGGACATCGGACCGAGGGATCAAAGGCTTtgaccaccacgggtgaacaaagatgactgaactttagtgccttccatcacatgtggattccactgtggtagaTGTCTATGTTACATTGTGGTAAAtgatattgttgcttttcactaggcatgggctgtatggcaactcaaacttCACTGCACCTTAGTTGGTTTAGTGGCAATAaatgcgaacttgaacttgagagagAATGCAGGTTCTGGAAACtaactgctggaggatctcagcagccaaacagcatgtgtggaggcagagggaaCAGTcatcatttcaggtcaggatcctgcaTCAGGCCTGCCGATCCCTCTGCCTCAAATTGACAaaaggtgctgaagtaactcagcaggtcaggcagcttcactggagaaaaaggatgggtgatgtatcaggtcgtgactcttcctcagactcttAGTAGcctgaggaagagtcccgacctgaaatgacacccatccgatttctccagagatgctgcctgacctgctgagttactccatcgctttgtgactatctttggtataaaccagcacctgcagttcttcattTTCTCTTTGTCCCtctgcctctacagatgctgcttgacccgttgagttcccccAGGAGTTTGCCTTTTACTCCCTCAATGAGTCACCAGGGGAACAATTTGTTCCACTTGGCAGAAATGCCGGTGCAACAACTGGGATTGAACAGTGGCCACAAGGTTACTCATTCAACAAGCAAAAGATACCATGCAATTTATAACAGCTGTAGAGAGATGATCCAACAAAGCCAATGTGGGGTGTGCAAAAGCAAAGAATGTTCAATTTATGAATTGATCAAGAGTGCAACAAATATATCCCATCGATGTTTCCTGTGACTGACtgtaaaataattgtttttaCAAATCACATTCCTGGCTGTCATTTCATCAGAAGGCCAGTCCATAAAATATGACCAAATTAAATTAACTTGTTTTCCATTGCTGAGAGGATGGGACAGACACGACTGTGAACCAGGCGGGACTGCTGGAGGTGGGATAATGAGCAAGCAACATTCTCACCTTCCGCATCTCCAGGGGTTTGGTGAACTTCTGCCAGGATGATGAGAAGAAAATGATGGCCAGGTAAACGCAAGCCAGTGGCATGGACGGTAAATTCAGGACCCGAATTAAGAAGCTCCCTCTGGTGGTCGGCTCCGGACTAACAGTCTGCATATTCTCCATGGCAAGGTGCTGAAAATCAAATGCAAACAATGAGCATCAGAGACATAAAAACACATAAGCAGACCATTCGGCCAACCAGGTGGATgctgacaatttacattcatcccATAAAAATCACTTTGTGGCTCAAACCTATGTCTCTTTCAATGGAGACGAGCACAAAATgctagatttaagggcctgtttcactttaCGAGTCACTATTtttcttactcgtggacatttttcaacaggaTGAAAaaaacttacctgatgccccgagtacctaccgctagcgtaacgagccactacgatatatctacgaactcttaCAGACCGGTTAcaaacattctccgagtttgaatcaaggggaaaactcgggagaattcgtgagcagaTCGGGAAAGTGGCACAGACCCTTAACTCAGcgtgaccagcagcatctctggagagaaggaatgggtgacgtttcgggtcgagacccttcgtcagaatcTTCCAATGAATACGGCCAGACCTACTGAGTTTTTCCTATATGTtgaaacatagaactgcagatgttagtttacgcaaaaggacacaaagtgctggagtaattcagtgggtcaagcatcatctctggataacatgattaggtgacattttgggttgggatccttctgtaGACTGATTGCATTTACAatgctttatttttgttttaattccatCCTCACCCACCTTTCCATCAATCTCCAAATTCTACcacctattcagattcagattcagattcagattcagattcaattttaattgtcattgtcagtgtacagtacagagacaacgaaatgcatttagactATATTTACACTGGTCTACCAACCTACCaatccgcaagtctttgggatgtgggagaaaatggaGCTCCCTGAGTAAACCCACACaatgtctccacccgaaacatcacctattccttttctccagagatgctgcctgtcccgttgagttactccagctcttcgtgtctttcttcgatttaaatcggcatctgtggttccttcctgcaccatcagaTCCTGCACCTAAATCCTAATCTTCTACACAGCCCCACCTAATCGCACAGCAACACTGCGGATAGGGTTACAGTATTCAGTTTGCTGTTTATTAAGACACCAAACATGACGTTGCAGGATTCATCTTGTACCTTTGTGGATTAACTGGACCCAATTATAGTTCCTTATTCAAGAATTGGCTGTAGATTAGAGGTGAATTAGAGTGAGTTGTCAGAATTTACAATCAAACAGCAGGCCTTTCTCAAAGAGAAAG
It encodes:
- the LOC129712927 gene encoding elongation of very long chain fatty acids protein 5-like, with translation MENMQTVSPEPTTRGSFLIRVLNLPSMPLACVYLAIIFFSSSWQKFTKPLEMRKILLVYNMACSIMSLYATFLFVQGLSVADSIFQKEFFPELQHAYLIYWLVKNVELLDTVFMVLRHRNRQISFLHVYHHCSMLLLSDLCYHYYPWPAIAPFLLFNSFIHIFLYFYYGQSAVNPSQRPTWKIRLTQLQIFQFVMDVVLATWGYLFHGFCIYGILYGITMLSLFSNFYFKAFNSKKAT